In Pyrus communis chromosome 11, drPyrComm1.1, whole genome shotgun sequence, the sequence GGCATGACTCATTTATTGCATTGGAATTTATTCCCCAATTTTCTGTCTCAGTTCCACTTTGGAAATTCAGTATAGCAGTAACTCCCTGTACGAAGAATTTCATAGCAGTTAAAGAGAGACACAGAAAAGAAGTTGATACAATGTGTATATGAGTAGACTGCATATTTCAATGACAACACAAAAAtgttgttttacatttttacaAATATAGCACTCACTGCCACATTTTCCAATGCCGCCACATCATCTTCTGTTTGTATGCATGATCCAACGTTTATGTGTTCAGTAATCTGACACATGAACAACATAACAGATGAGCTTTTATCCCTAGTTTTCAATGCAAGTTTATAGTTGAAGAATTTGATGAACATCACACCTTACTGTAGCGCATACCAAGAGCATGGTTATAGTATAGTTCGCCTTTAGAGCGATCCAATGCCTTAACATATTCATCCAGTGGGAAGTTCCCATGAGCCCATTCTCCATCGCCGGACTCCTCTTCAGCGTAAATACAAGCAAGTTGGCTCAGGGGTTGGGCAACAGTATTCTTCTGCATTTGTGATTGAATGCGACCATTTTGGCCATTCAAATAATTCCATCCATGCGGTTTCAGAAACTTTGAGGAGAACGTAACAAAGCCAGAGTTCCCGCCAGTTCCTGGAGACGATTGCAAACTGGAAGCCAGCACAGCCTTGTTCCAAGTTGCGAAAGGAACTCGACCTCTGTTAAACAGATTATCGAGATCATTCATAAGAAGCAGTTGCTGAATTGGAAAAGGAGAGGGGGGTCTCTCAAGAACCAGGCTAACAGATCCTGTTTTCTCCTTCAGCATCTTCCTGGAGAAACCAAAgactgaaaaaaataaaaaacaaatatgaacACACATTCATGAACGAATTTCGAAATTTTCAATAGCTAATTCAGACGTTGAATCTCGCGCACAGTAAGGAACAAATCTTTGCCCACTGCCCTTCAGTTTCATCCATAACAAAACATCGGTGTCTCAGCATTCATTAACAAGTCAAAATTACGCATTTTTCATCATCTTTCGTGCAACTGAAATTAAAAATGTTAATGGCATACTATGTGCTCAGACGTGGGCGTAGTCACATTGGCGATGGCAAATGTACTATGCACCCATGTTCGAATCTCCATTGTGACGAAAAGGTCACGGATTCAAGTCGTGAAAACAGCCTCTTTAAAAAACAAACGTAAGGCTGCGTACAATCGACATTCCTCCGCAGAACCTCGCAAAGTGGGTTTTCTATAGATAGTACAAAAAAAATGGCATGCTCACTGGGTATCACCAAAGTCGCTTGCTTCAGCAAGCCTGCCGGCAGACAAATCGCCGGCCTTTTTCAATGTGTCGCCCACCATTACTATCCTGGACTTCTCCGCATTCCCCTgcaatttcaaattcaataaaattaaacCAATCCATCGATCAATCAATCAAAAGCTCGGAACTTttgttctagagagagagagagagagagagagagagagagagtgatgaaGACGAAATGGCGGAAATACCCCTTTCTTGAGGGCGTGGACGAAGATTCGGCCGTCGACGGAGAGCGCGAACCGAATCCCGAGCGGTTTGTCGAGAGTGACCATGTACTCGTTCAAGTTCATCTTGAACGACGACGAAGACGAACCGCCCGACATCGCAAGAACCCTAACCGCTCCGCCACCTTTGTACCGGAGCTTCTCCACCGATGAACGGCGGCCGTTGATGAAAGCCATCTGTCCGCCCCAAAACgcggaggaagaggaagaggtagAGGCGCTGATCAACGACGGAGGAAAAGAGCGACCGTGAGATCTACAACTCGGCAGCTGCAGAGTCGCCATCTTCCTCTTCCCGAGGAATCGGTGACAGTTTTTTCCGTTTCAAACGGTTAGACTTTGTTGCAGAGATTGTGCTGGAGCGAGTGCTTCTTCAAGCTTCTCACTCTATCCATCCAGTGAACTCTCTCGAGTGTGCTTTTTGACTGTCACGTGCGTGCCAGCTCATCCTAATACCAGCAGTGCCACGTGGATAATGGCCCACCAACCGGCGCCCGTGAGAGGTATGACTTTGACCTTGGAACGGTTAAAGTTTAAGTTTAGGATGGGCAGGGTATGCGTACCCGCGAgacttttattttctatttgtttctttttcacttaCAAAACGGTGGGGCCCGATTTACCTGAGCCCTTTCAACAAAGCAAAGAAGGAAAATCATCGTAGTCGGATTCTTTTTCTGAGGATTCTAGGAAATTGATGATCGCGCGATTGTTCATTATATATCGtacgatcagttttcgttaggtaatatttatatttaattttaaattttaaattttaaaataattattgattgtacgatatacgatgaacaatcACGATTAGAAAATCATGGAATCCCTAAGATCCCAGGAAACTCCCCTTGGCTATTTTTTGCCTAGTCCCTTGGAGAGAGAAATTATAAAGTGATATTGTAATTCGACGTGGCATCGCTAAATGGTGGTACTCACTACTCATTATTCACTAATTAAACACAACGTGTGAAATGGCGTGCACTAATTAAAATTATCAGtactttttattaataaaatgagatttttcacGAATACTCTATCACCTCAtaactttgagtcaattttcatgtcattataaaacattgtatcAAAAACATGAAGCGGCAAAGAATCCATCGAGAATCCATTTTTAAGAGAGtactcttagcatttctcatttgACAATAATTTTTTCGTTATGTCTGGAATACGGAGTCTTACACCACATATATAAATGGAGGgaagttttattttcaaaagtATCTCTCCGCTTGTATATTGACATATAAAAGTATCATTCTGTGTTTtaaacacactgaaaaatctctttcgTATGAGAATCGATCAACGTTGAAAGAAAGGGTTTTGGAgcatataaatattattttgtaaaagTTGAACAATTCCCAAGTCTCTCTCGAAGCATGATCCTGACCTCTCGGATCGATTGCAGTATATGAATTAATAAGGTGTGTTCCACGCAAGTTTCCCAAATAAAGTTTACTTGCTCCACACTCCTAACTAATTTCGTGCTCACATTtgttttgtcttccttttcATGTCATGAGGTTGcaatccatccatccatctcgCAATTCACACTGAAGGAGTCCGTGTCTTGATATATTAAAGCATATTTGGAGGCTATCATATTGTTTGACCATCATATTTTTCACATTGGTGACTCTTGTTAGttaatgcaaaaataaaaaaataaaaaaaaatcaaatgttaAAGTTTTAAAAAGACGGGTCGCGGTCCATCTTTAATAGCTTTAATACTTTTATGCTTAATTATTATGTGGAGTTTTTATGTAGATGATCtcaatgcaattagaagtagaACCATATAATATTACGATTTGTTTTGTGAGATGATTGATGTGGAATTTTTTGCTTTATTCAATACGCAACCTTACATTGAACCACTTTAGAGATGGTCAGACGTGGAGCTACATCGATCATGTTTGTAAATGAACCCAATAATTTCAGCCCAAATTTGAAAATCGTTATGATACCATGTTAGAGTTTCAGAGAGACGAGCTGCAATCCATCACTAATAGCATCAATATCGTCCCCCCTTAATCACCTAATTAACAGGTGTGGGTTTTTATGTAAAAGGTCTCAATGAAATTAGAAGTGGAAGCATTTGATATAagttgtgatttgttttgtgagaTAACCGATGTGTgacttcttattttatttaacattgtGTTTTGAGAGAATTGACGACCAGTAACTCTTAAGGGagaaaatttgaacaaaaatacTCCAATCACGCCATACGTATGACAGTTTTCATACAAATATGTGATGTCCTTGTATTTTAGTTCCGTCTATTTAATATAAGGAAagctaatgaaaaaggcttgacaactttgagttttaacgataaggacaaaatgaatagtaccaggattgactttttagtataaaaatgtaatttttcgttaaaatgaatagtatcataagctttttgttaaaatttcctTTAATATACTCAGTTGCACTCAGTTTCAGAATCGTAATTAAACAactataccaaaaaaaaaaaattgcattcgAATCTTTGCTACTGTAGTCACTTTACTTTACCCTCTGCCGACGCTCAAGTCAAGGACGGAGACACCCACTTTGTCATCAAGCCAAACGCTAATTACCATTTAGTCTTGGTAATTATGATAACCTCGTCCATTAGCATTAGTGATTAATCGTAAGGAGGCAGGCAAACTGGGGCTTTCAGTTTCAGCTCAGCAGCTGGCAGATTTGCACTCATCAGTTCAGAATGTGTCAACTTCCGCTCCCACTGTACACAAAAACTCcaggattttttttaaaaggaggCTAGTTGGTGACTAAAACACATCTGTTATATGTTTTTTAGAGCCAAAAAAACTTACATATGCATTTTAATATCTTGGTAGCAACCATCATTTGATTCACTATCGTcaaaaatcaaactcaaaactaacCATGTAAAATAGGAGCCTAATATTCATCCCAATTAACTTTAGGATTTGGGTATGAATGATTCCTACTTTTGCTTTCTCCTATTTTCCAAAATTAGGGCAAACAACTTGTGCAATtggaaaacaaaatagaaaaacaggAGCGTAATTGGACAAATgctctttttgtattttattttttggtcgaAGTGCTATTTATGATTAAAAAACCGAAAACATCCATCACTTTATGATTTTTTACCATGAACAGTATTTTGTTTTTAGATTGACGAAAATGTCTTTCGTAGACTAAGTCTTCACGCAGCGGTGATAGTGTTTAAAATTTTTTCGATACAGAcgatatttttattaaaatatttaaaaaaatcaaagaaagataggAAAATGGGGGTGAACTTCACGTTAGGTTGAAAAAACTCTTAAGTTTAggctaaaaataatatattgttaataTTTCTAACACATTTGTTAAATGTTAGTGAAACTCTTATTTGTCATCCAAACCAATGTTTGACAATCCTTAaagtttcattttcaatttacaTCATTTCCATCAGAAAAGTCGATCGGTATCGATATTTGATATATCCGTCGATATTTCTACAAATTTGTATATCGATTTTTTCACCAATaccaatattttaaacacttgttCTACGTATTATACTATGTGTCGATGTCATAATTAATGTATCTCACttctaaaataaatttttaaaaattgattATGAAAGTTATAATTTGAGCGTCGTTATTCAGAATATACAGATAAATTATTCGAGATGGATGTCGAACTTACCCACAATGTATTTTAGTGTGATCAGTGGTCCCAATTTAAGCAACATGCTTTAAACCTAGATACCTTAGCCAACGACAGCGCACAACAAACTTGAACTCCGTTCACTTTGGCACATAGCATTTGCCATCTCACTTTTTCTCCATTTCTTTGATTGGAACTCTTTTATGTTTAAAGACAAAACGGTAGAGATGATTGAAACCTTTTGATAGCGTTGTGAACGGTGATTGTCTTCGAGCAAATCTACACGTActtaataatctaattatccacaacttaatcatttggtttacaaaattttgtttaaaaatttagtttctctagcattatgcaaaaattaaacaaaaaattcttTAGTAATAGTATAAGAAATCCTAATGGTACTCTTTTAAAGTGAAATTTTCCATAGATTCTCTATCACCTCATAATTTAACGTCAATTTATTGTcgacattataaaacattgtaccaaaaacatgagatgacaggtagttcataaaaaatttcacttctGAAAGAATTCCCCTAATATTGCTCATAATattattgtattaaaaaaacgTATTTACTTACTTGAATAAGGCAAGCCCAGATTAAAATGACACATGGTTCGAACATGGAATAAACTGCCCTGTAATACCTGATTGTTGAGGTGTGTAATAACTAATTAATCCACTTATCTTTTGATTCCGTATGTGCTAATAATGAAGGAAagaatttgttaatttaatataattctTTTTACCATTGTAGATACCTCGTTGCATAAATGTATTCGAGAAATAAAGGTATCATGAATCTAGCTTCCTTTTATTAGATTCACTCTATTACATATTCTTTCGACTTACTGTTTGCGCGTATAAAATTTAACAAGACAACATTAAACAATGatcttttttgttaaattatacTAAATCtcataattgatttttaaggTACATTTCCAACGATTAAATACAATAAACATGTCATGAGTGGTGAGTTGAGAACTCCTCCGGAAGTCAAGAATGAGAGACCGGTTAGCatatgaaattatttatttataaaataaccAAATAAGTTTTGTTTGGTCACTATTGAGTATTTGGTTTGGTCACTATCGACTTTCTCTTAATATATAACTCTCGTCATGCAACTTAGTATTATAGTTTCgtggtattcattttcatttgtacGTGAGAGAtcttatgtgacatcccacattgcccagaggagtgatgggcgatccttaaatgtatagtctcatccctacctagcacgaggctttttgggaactcacgagcaacttctcagtgggtcacccatcatgggattgttctagcccccttctcgcttaacttcggagttcctacggaacccgaagccagtgagctcctaaaaggcctcgtgctaggtagggatgggaatatacatttaaggatcactcccctgggcgatgtgggatgtaacaccttaggttcgattatcgccaaaagcgaatttgaaccgcaTTATTGTTGACTCATTGTAAGGTTTAGTTCACTCATCATcaccttaatgtagataatatcgtttattaaaataaataaaaaagaaaaaaactcttGCCATTGGcaccaaaaaaaaatcttcaaaagACAATTTCATTACTTGGAGTAAAAGGATATGAAACCTAAAATTGACTTCTAAACTAGGCACATTAAAAAGGTTTTATCAAAGAGTAAAGACATACATCAACACCATTGGAGGTAATtgatatgaaacctaattaaattGACTTCTCATCTAGGCACACTACAAATGTAAAGCCTTCTATGAAATAACAAAAGGCAAAGTTAATACATACACCAATAGTTAACAATCATCCTACGTCATGTCTAGTGCGTTTTATAATCCGCGCATATAATTATAATAGGTTGTACAATTTCAATAGATCATGCCGACACCAAGGGCAATTGAGCAGTATACAACTATTTGATCAATTCTTAGCAAATAAAATAGATGCATAATCAAGAACAATGCTTTGCTGTTGAAAGAAAAGCAGCAAGTGCTGTTGAAAAACTAATCACAAATGAACACGTGTCTAAATAATAGAAACTAAAAACTATTATTAGACATTTGTCTCTTTGTGATTGAGTTTCAGCAACACTTGCTGCTTTTATTTCAGCAGCGAAAAACATGGTTGtataaaatcaaattcaaaaatagAGAGAATCGGTAACTTAACAAAAGAAGATGCAATCATGTGACAAATTACAAATATAAGTAGGATTATCAATTTGCCCTCCAATGTAAAAGATATATAGTTAATCTCACtatataaaatatcaaacaagttACAGCAAAAAGTCaaaaacttcaaactttttAGTACACTAATTAACCTGTACACTTAAATTAAGTCGAAAATTGTGTAAATAACTGGGCATAACCCTCAAACTAACTAGGATTAGCAAaagttaattaataataattaagctAATTTAATTACTATTAGATTTTCAGAGAGCAGGTGTGAAGCTTCCACTCACGGCGTTCACACTAGCAAAGAACCCCACCAGGTCCTGCCTGTATGGAAGATACGAACGCCGCTTATTGTACCCGTCCTTCgccaccgtcttgttcctcacaTAGAACGCCTCGTGAGCCATCGACAACGCGTTTGAGCCTGTACTGGGCTTTTTCCTGGGCCTATCAGACCCAGATGTGGACCCGGTTCCCGACCCGGAGCTCTTTTTGGTTTCCTTGTTGTCTTCTACTTTCTTGGAGGTGGACGACAAAGGGGTCAAGAACACCATGTTCTTGCCGCCTTCGCTGTTGCTCCGCCGAAGCAAATCCCGGAGGCTCCAACGCCGAGACGACGACGTTCCGGACGACGATGTTCCGGTCGACTTACTCTTCTTGCACTTCCCACGCGCTTCTGCCGACGCGGATTTCGGCATCCACACGCAGTATGTCCCCGGTGGGACCGCCTCCAGCTCGTCCACTTCGGACGATGACGATGACGGCACACCATCGTCGTCGTCCTCCACCTTTTTATCATTCCGACCGCCGGCGAGGAGATCAGGTTGACTTCTATCCAGCAGGAGGTCGCGGTTGAACACGGGAAAAACGGGGCCGATCTGGCGGTCGTCGAAGAAAACCTGGTCGGCGGATTTCTGAAAGGACACGAATTCGaactcatcctcctcctccttgtcgGCGGTGGCGGATTCGCTGTCATTTTTACAGTCTGCTAACTGACCGGACTCCGAATCTTCGAGCAAATTGAGGTGGTCCAATTCCCGACAGACCTTGGCGGCGGCATCTGCTAGTTTGTCGGAGGAGTAGCAGTTGAAGCTGGGACAGACGAGTCCCTGTTCGAAATCGTcgttttgcatattttcttgtcgtaggataatttttttggaCGCTCTTGGTGCGTTTGAGAATTGGTGGTTGTGGCGCTTTCGCTTCCTTGTATGCTTTTATATAGGGCGCTGTAAAGTTCGAAGATTAGAAAAGGCATGGttgtaataattaattattaactaTTGAAGGTGTGATATTAGTGTGAAAACTTCAATTAAGAGTTCGTttggaaattattttaaaatagttaaaagcgtttttgataaaaatatttttgaaattaatttttcgtaaaaatgcaagtaaatttcgaaaaaaatacttaaagtgttttttgaaATAAGCACGTAATTGGTGTTTCTTGTAAAAAGatcttcaagtgcttttgaaactcaaatatattttctctagaagcatttttagtcattttaaatgCATTTTCAAACGAGCACTTAGTGACCTCTATGTGACTTGTATCTTTTGTTGAAATCTGATCATTCATTTAAACTCCACTTGATGTGTTAACTTTTCAAATCtcttcaattaaaaatataaaatgctaCGATAAATTGAGTAAAAAAAACAcgttttacataaataaataaagcacaAAAATGCTGTAGAGCGTTTTGAGTGCAGAAGATTTGATATCGAATGTCATGACATCATGTTTTGAGTGCTTTTCTTGTTTCTAGTTTATTGGTGAAGGGTTGAGCGGGCGTGTTGAGTTAAAGACGGGAGATGCTTCGGTAAACTTTCCTTCTTCACACGTTCGGCGTTACGTACTTTCTTAACTGCATCCACGTCAGCGCGTACGCGTCCGCGTTTCTGGATACGGTGGCAAAGGCGGATAAGAAAAGCAGAGTATGTGGACATTGAGGAAGACAAATGGAAAGAAATCAGCGCGTGGAAAATAGAAAGGTATATATTAGGAACTTGACATTTTTCATGAgattttaattctatttttaatcgcgcaaaatttttttttaaccaaataaattaagaaaaaataacgaaaatggttggaaaactttgagttttaacggtaatgacaaaataaagggtaaagtgaatagtatcatgattgatttttttaatgtaaaaatatgatttttcgttaaaatgaacagtaccgaaaacttttcgttaaagttctcaatAAATTATCAAGATGTGATTGTAAagtaattttacaattttattttgatttgagaTGTCAAGCCCGTTTAGAAGTGCatgtaaataattaaaattgttttttgtgAAAGTACTTTTGAGTTCTTACGAGTAGCAACtgttatgtgtttcttgcaCGAAGTATTTCAAATGGTTTTTCAGGATtcacttgctttttttttttttaagattggTCCCAAAAACACTCTTATCAAGTGCTCGTTTggatatgcttttaaaatgactaaatgcGCTTTTAGAGAATatatttttggattccaaaggcacttaaagtgttttctacaagaagcaccagttatgtgcttattCCAGtaaacactttaagtgctttccAAGATTTACTAGCATTTTTAGTAAGGATTGttactaaaaatattttcttcaaaagtatttttaatcattttaaaagtatttctaaacaagcttcaaataattttaaaaacactttcaaatgaacttattattttttgggtcgTCTAATGGTAATTGTATTAAAATATGTAAGtattataacaaaaaatacGGAAACGACAGGAGTGTTTGCACTTATTTTTTGTGTTCCAGAACCTGAGATACTGCTATCTCGCATGCCAATCTCGTGGGGGCCACCTGGACTTCTAGAAGGAAATTTGTGCATCAGAAGAAAGGGTcaagatcctctcctgagctaagaATGAGGATCTTCCTGAGTAAATTCATCGGACcgttcaaattttatccaacagacacaattattataatttttagaaaagctttttatttgtagc encodes:
- the LOC137709281 gene encoding uncharacterized protein; the encoded protein is MQNDDFEQGLVCPSFNCYSSDKLADAAAKVCRELDHLNLLEDSESGQLADCKNDSESATADKEEEDEFEFVSFQKSADQVFFDDRQIGPVFPVFNRDLLLDRSQPDLLAGGRNDKKVEDDDDGVPSSSSSEVDELEAVPPGTYCVWMPKSASAEARGKCKKSKSTGTSSSGTSSSRRWSLRDLLRRSNSEGGKNMVFLTPLSSTSKKVEDNKETKKSSGSGTGSTSGSDRPRKKPSTGSNALSMAHEAFYVRNKTVAKDGYNKRRSYLPYRQDLVGFFASVNAVSGSFTPAL
- the LOC137708652 gene encoding phosphoglucan phosphatase LSF1, chloroplastic-like; its protein translation is MATLQLPSCRSHGRSFPPSLISASTSSSSSAFWGGQMAFINGRRSSVEKLRYKGGGAVRVLAMSGGSSSSSFKMNLNEYMVTLDKPLGIRFALSVDGRIFVHALKKGGNAEKSRIVMVGDTLKKAGDLSAGRLAEASDFGDTQKMLKEKTGSVSLVLERPPSPFPIQQLLLMNDLDNLFNRGRVPFATWNKAVLASSLQSSPGTGGNSGFVTFSSKFLKPHGWNYLNGQNGRIQSQMQKNTVAQPLSQLACIYAEEESGDGEWAHGNFPLDEYVKALDRSKGELYYNHALGMRYSKITEHINVGSCIQTEDDVAALENVAGVTAILNFQSGTETENWGINSNAINESCQKFGILMINYPIREGDSCDLRKKLPFCVGLLLRLLKKNHRVFVTCTTGFDRSPTCVIAYLHWMTDTSLHAAYNFVTGLHLCRPDRPAIAWATWDLIAMVENGKHEGPPTHAVTFVWNGQEGEDVTLVGDFTANWKEPIRANYKGGSRWEAEVRLSRGKYYYKFIVNGNWRHSTSSPSERDGSGNVNNIIIIGDTASVRPSVQQPQKDVNIVKVIERPLTENERFMLAKAARCVSFSICPIRLAPK